CGGCCGAGCGGGTGGTGTTCGTGCTCCGGGAGGTCTTCGACATGCCGTACGACGAGATTGCTCCGGCGCTCGACAAGACGCCCGCCGCCGTCCGGCAGATTGCCCACCGGGCGCGGGAGCACGTGGCCGCGCGTCGGCCCCGGATGCAGGTCGGCCGGGCGGAGCAGGAGGCGGTCCTGGAGCGGTTCCTGGCCGCGGTCAACTCCGGCGATTTGAAATGCCTGCTCGACGTGCTCGCCCCCGACGTGGTGCTGGTCGCCGACGGCGGCGGCGTGGTGACGGCGGTCCGGCGCCCGATTGTCGGCGTCGAGCATGTGGCCCGGCTCCTGTCCCGCTTCCCCACGCTCGCGCCTGACGCTCGGATCTCGACCGCATGGATCAACGGAGCGCCCTCGCTCCGGGTCGACATCGCTGGCAACCTCGACACAGCGATCAGCGTCGTCGTGGAGAGCGGCCGGATCGCCCGGATCTATGCCATGCGCAACCCGCACAAGATGGGCCGGCTCGGTGAGCAGGTGAAGCTGAGCCGGTAGCGGACCTGGCCCGGCGGCTGGACTCAGGAGCGCCGACGCGGACTACTCCGCGGGCGTCGCTTTCTCGAAGCGGCGATCCGGCACCAGCCACATCAGCGCGGCCAGGACGTAGATGGCCTCGGAGAAATGCCCGTTGAAAAAGGCGCTGACGATGCCGGCCACGTAGAAGGCCGGTGAAATCTTGCCCTTGAGATCGCGCCCGACCGCCAGGGCCAGTGTCGACTTGCGGCCTTGCATCGCCACCAGGCGGCGTTGCAACAGCGTCCAGGCGAAAGCGCACATCAAGAGCACGAAGCCGTAGAGCGCCAGCGGCACGGACGAGAAATGGTTTTCACCCATCCAGCCGGTGGCGAAGGGAATCAGCGACAGCCAGAACAACAAGTGCAGGTTCGCCCACAACACGCTGCCGGTGACATGGCTGATGGTGTGCAAGAGATGGTGGTGGTTGTTCCAGTAGATGCCAATGTAGACGAAGCTGAGCACATAGCTGAGGAAGACGGGGACCAGGGGCCGCAGGTCGGCCAGGTTGCTGCCGTGCGGTACCTTGAGCTCCAGCACCATGATGGTGATGATGATGGCGATGACGCCGTCGCTGAACGCTTCCAGCCGGTGCTTGTCCATGCTTCCCCCCATGCACGCTTCGAGTCCGCGGGCCCAGGATAGGCGGAATGGGGGGCTCGCTCACCTGCCGGCGAGGTCAGGTTTGCTCGGCAAGACGGTTCAATGTCTCCATGTCTTCAGTGCCCAGGGTGAGCTGGGCACTGGCGAGGTTCTCCCGGAGGTGTGTGATTGACGACGTGCCCGGGATGAGCAGCACGTTGGGAGACCGGCGCAGGAGCCAGGCCAGCGCAACCTGCATCGGTGTCGCGCTCAGCCGCGCGGCCACGTCGTTCAGGGCGCTCGACTGCAGCGGCGTGAACCCGCCCAGCGGGAAGAACGGCACGTAGGCCGTACCCCTGGCGGCGAGCTCGTCAATCAGGGCGTCATCACTCCGGTGCGTCAGGTTGTAGTGGTTCTGCACGCAGACGATCTCGGCGATTTTTCGACCCTCGGCGACCTGGCCTGGCGTGACGTTGCTCAGGCCGATGTGGCGGATGAGGCCGCGCTGCTGAAGCTCCGCGAGCGCGGTGAGCGGCGCCTCGATGGAGCCTTCCGCCGGGCCCGCCGCGCTGAACATGGCCCGGAAGTTCACGACATCGAGCACCTCGAGCCCGAGATTGCGCAGGTTGTCGTGGACCGAGCGCTCCAGGTCCGCAGGAGAGAACGCAGGCTCCCACGAACCGTTGGGACCGCGCACCGCGCCGACCTTCGTGGCGATCACCAGACCGTCGCGATACGGGTGCAGCGCCTCCCGGATGAGCTGGTTGGTGACGTGGGGGCCGTAGATGTCACTGGTGTCGAGATGGTCGACGCCCTGGGCGATGGCCTCTCGCAGCACCGCGACCGCCGCCTTGCGGTCCCTGGGCGGGCCGAAGACGCCGGGGCCGGCGAGCTGCATGGCGCCGTAACCCACGCGGCGAACGGTGTGTGTGCCAATGCGATAGCTGTCTGGGATGGAACGGTGGGGCACGGTGGGACTCCTGGGGTGAGCGAGGTTTCCCACCTCATCTACGCAAGGAATCACTGCGCGACTATCGGTGGCAATCCACACAGGCCGTGCGAAAATCCGCACACCGATGGATGACTTCTCTGATCTCACGGCGTTCCTGACGGTTGCCCGAGA
This DNA window, taken from Corallococcus coralloides DSM 2259, encodes the following:
- a CDS encoding aldo/keto reductase family oxidoreductase produces the protein MPHRSIPDSYRIGTHTVRRVGYGAMQLAGPGVFGPPRDRKAAVAVLREAIAQGVDHLDTSDIYGPHVTNQLIREALHPYRDGLVIATKVGAVRGPNGSWEPAFSPADLERSVHDNLRNLGLEVLDVVNFRAMFSAAGPAEGSIEAPLTALAELQQRGLIRHIGLSNVTPGQVAEGRKIAEIVCVQNHYNLTHRSDDALIDELAARGTAYVPFFPLGGFTPLQSSALNDVAARLSATPMQVALAWLLRRSPNVLLIPGTSSITHLRENLASAQLTLGTEDMETLNRLAEQT
- a CDS encoding RNA polymerase sigma-70 factor — translated: MTAPPDAARAPPGSEDLFVTQRSLLFTIAYEMLGSAADAEDVVQETWLRWADMGDAGRAEVRDPRSYLVRMVTRQALNRLRTLTRRKEDYVGEWLPEPLLTSPDVAEDLALAESVSIAMLTVLETLTPAERVVFVLREVFDMPYDEIAPALDKTPAAVRQIAHRAREHVAARRPRMQVGRAEQEAVLERFLAAVNSGDLKCLLDVLAPDVVLVADGGGVVTAVRRPIVGVEHVARLLSRFPTLAPDARISTAWINGAPSLRVDIAGNLDTAISVVVESGRIARIYAMRNPHKMGRLGEQVKLSR
- a CDS encoding TMEM175 family protein produces the protein MDKHRLEAFSDGVIAIIITIMVLELKVPHGSNLADLRPLVPVFLSYVLSFVYIGIYWNNHHHLLHTISHVTGSVLWANLHLLFWLSLIPFATGWMGENHFSSVPLALYGFVLLMCAFAWTLLQRRLVAMQGRKSTLALAVGRDLKGKISPAFYVAGIVSAFFNGHFSEAIYVLAALMWLVPDRRFEKATPAE